CCTGCGCTACCAGCGCTGAGGCGGGGCCTGTCCCTGTCCCGGGCCGTGACGTGCGAGCCGCACCCGCACGCACCCTCATCCCGCGCGCTGGTGGCGGAGCCGTCGCCGTGTGCCGGAACGGGTCCGCCACCAGCGGTGGCGAGGGTGTTCAGAGTCGTTCGATCCAGATGTTGCGGAACCTCGGGTTGTCACCGGGGTCTCCGTGGTCCTGCAACCGGATGTGGCCCGGTGCCGGGCCCTCGGGCCGGCCCGCACCTGTGGTGCCGTTGATGCTGACGTTGTTGTGCACCAGCTTGCCGTTCCAGCGGAGGGTCACGCGGGCGTTCTCCACCTTGTCGCCGTCGCTGTTGAAGCGAGCCGCCCGGAAGTCGATGTCGTAGGTCTGCCAAGTGCGCGGCGCGGTCGCCGCGTTGACGTCCGGCGCCTTCTGCCGGTAGATCGCGCCGGCATCGTCGATACGGGGCGTGGTGACCCCGAAGGACTCCAGTACCTGCATCTCGTAGCGCTCCTGGATGTAGACCCCGCTGTTGCCACGGGCCTGTCCGGTCACGTCCGGGGGGTAGTCCGGCTGGTACCACTCGGCGTGCATCCGGAAGTCGCCGAACTTCTCCTTCGTACGGATGTCCCCGCCGAGCGACTCGACCGAGCCGTTCGCCACCGGCCACTTCGCCGGACCACCGGCGGTCGACTCCCAGGCGTCGAGGTTGGTCCCGTCGAACAGGCTGACGCGCTTAGTGGGAGTGACGGTCAGATTGTCGAGGTTCACATGGCCGATGTCCTCGGACTCGTAGACGTAGGCGACGGTGTTCGCGCCCTTCCGCAGGGGCACCGACTCGACGTGGGTCGCCCAGGTGTTCCAGGTGCGTGTGCTGTCCAGCCAGATCTGCTTCCAGCGCTCGCCGTTGACGTACACGCTCATCGACCTGGGAACGGGCGCCGGGTCCGAGTTCATCCCGCTCGCGTACCGCAGCGCGAGGTCGTGCCGGCCTGCCTTGTCGGCCCGGACGGCGAACGTGGTACGGGAACCCGGTTCCCAGTTGCGGTCGACGAACCCCGCGCCGGAGTAGCCGGAGTGGTTGTCGTTGAACCCGGTCCCGCCGTCCAGCGAGGCGGACTCCGCCTCGTACACCGGCGGCGGCTCGGTGCCGTCGGGCAGCCTGTTGAGGGTGTACCACGCCTCGGTGCTCCACAGTTCGGCACCGGACTCGGCGTCGAAGGGGCGCGGGGACTGTACGTGCACCACCCGGCCGGGCCGCAGGCCGTCCATCTTCAGTGTGACGGTCCTGCGGTCCGCGGAGAGCGTCGCCGAGGTGACGTCGAGGGACTCCTCGTCGACCTTCGGGCCGCCGTACCTCGGCGTCGGCACATATCGCCACTGCTCGGCGGTGTACTTCGCCGCCAGGTCCTTCGCGGTCTCCTCGGACAGCGGCTGCGTGTACTCGATCGTGAAGCCGCCGTCGACCGCGCGCATGGCACGCATGTCGAACGCGTCGTCGCCGGTGAGCGAGAGCTTCTGAAGGCCGAACTTGAACTTGCCCTGCTGGCCCCAGTTGCCCGAGTCACCGATACCGCCGGCGTAGATCGCCCCGTCCGGGCCGAGGCTGATCCGGCTGACCCCGGCCTCCAGACCCTGCGTCATACGGAAGACCGCGCCCTGGTACTCGCCGCCGATCTTCTCCAGATACGCCCGCTGGAGGCCGCCGTAGGTCACGTCGCCGAACACCATCTGCCCGGCGAAGGGGCCCTTGGGCAGTACGAGGGGATTGCTCGGCGAGTTGGAGATCTCGCCGTGCGGCAGCCAGAGCACCGGCTCGGTCACCGGCTGGCTGTCGTACACGCCGTCGGGGTTCGTGTGGTGGTTGTAGAAGGCGCCCTGCTTGATGCGCACCAGCTTCGAAGTCGGCAGGTAGGCGCCCTGGTTGTCGGTGACGAAGATGTCGCCCTCCGGACCCCAGCCGAGGCCGTTCGGTGTACGCAGCCCTCCGGCCACGTAGGACACCTTGCCGGTGGCCTTGTTGATCTTGAGGGTGCTGCCGCGGTTGGGCACGAGCTGCGGGTCCCTGGTCGCGCCACCGGGAACCATGGCGATGCCCGTACTGACGTAGAAGTGCCCCTTCTCGTACAGCAGGCCGAACGCGAACTCGTGGTAGTTGCCGCCGAACGGCCAGGTCGCGATCTTGCGGTACTCGTCGGTGACCTCGTCACCGTCCTTGTCGATCAGCGCGGTCAGGCCGTCCTTCTCGGACACGTAGAGGGTGCCGTCGACGTACTTGAGGCCCATCGGCTCCAACAGGTCCTTGGCGACGAGCTTCTTGGTCACCTTCGACGGGTCGGTGGCGCCGGTGACGTTGTCCAGCAGATACACCTCGCCGAGTTCGCTCTCCCTGCTGCCGCCCCACGTGCTGATCGCCATACGGCCGTCCGGCAGCCAGTCCATGCCGGTGACCTGCGGCTCGAAGCCGTCCGGACGCAGATTCGTCAGCGTGTAGTCGGGGTGCACGCCGGCCAGCGGCAGACCGTCGCCCGGCGACTCGTCGACGCCTTCGCACGCCTTGCGTCCCGGTGAGGTGACGCGGGTGACGTCGGCGTCGGTGCTCAGCGCGGAAGTGGGCACGCGGGAGAACCCGGCCGCACCCGGCGGCTGCCACTCCAGCAGGAGGCGCTGGGTGAAGGCGCCGTCCCAGTGGTCGATGCGCAGCGGGTGATGCCCCTCGGTCAGCTCGACGGAGCCGTCCTTCGGCTGCGGGCCGTGCTTGCCGCCGTTGTCGATGATCTCCGTGCCGTCGACGATCAGCCGGGACCCGTCGTCGCTGGTGAGACGGAAGTTGTATTTGCCGGGCGTCTGGATGTTGAGGTAGCCGGTGACCTCGGTGACGAAATTCTCACCCATCCCGAAGTCTTCCGGGGTGGTCCAGTCGATCGTCGGCTTCAGCTGGTCGATGTTGGGTGTCTGGCCGGGTTTGAGCGTGCAGAAGTCCTCAAGGGGCACCTGCACGTCGAACACCCGCATGGTCACGCCCGGTTCCTGGGGCGGGATGTCGGGTGGCTACGCGTAGGCCTGTCCCGGCACGAGGGGCACCAGGAACAGCGCTGCGAAGAGTGCGACGAACGGCCGCATGGGCCTTCCTCCTTGAGGACAGAGGCAGCCGGCGGTCCAGTGGCTGACGGGCTGCCGCTCTCAGTGAAGGTGAGCCTCCACCGAAAAGGCAACGGTCGGGAAAGCGCTTTCTGACAACGATGGAAAAATCGGCGCCGTCCTGCCGCCACAGTTCGGCCTGTTGATCACCGGTAGGCCGAAAAATAGGCATAATAGCGGCAGTTGGCGGTTGATCTTCGGGGTGTCCGGAGTAGGAAGCGCTATCACTCCTGGTGAGGGCAGGCCGAGGACTACGGCAACACCGGGTCCGGCGACAATGGAGACACCTTCGGGCCGGGCGTCGATTCGCGTTCCGGCCCTCTCGCGGTCGGAGCGGAGCGACACCATGGCATGGGTAGTAGGAGCGGGCGCGCTCTTGGGGCTGCTGGCGATCACATCGGGAATCGTCACGCTTCGGACCGGGTGGATCGTGCCCACGGCACGCCGCCACGTCACCAGGCCCCGGCTCCACGCTCTCGGCGCCCTGCTCACGGGCACCTCCGTCCTTCTGCAGAGCCTCTTCCACTTCCAAGTCCTGCCGAGCGTCTCCTGGGAGGCCCGCTTCATCGGTGGGAACGCCCTCCTGCTTTCCGGGCTGCTCCTGATTGCCTTGGGCCAGCTGCTGCCGCTCCGCCGAAGCCACGATCACCCCGCCGCCAGGCCCTCCCGGTAGCCCGGATAGCGCGGCGTCCAGCCCAGCTCCGTGCGCGCACGTCCGTTGGAGACGCGTACGTCGACGTGGGTCATCACCTCGCCGATGTACGGCGCGGCCAGGCGGATCAGTCCGGCGGGGAGCACGAGGGGTCCGGGCGTACGGGTCGTACGCGCGACCTCCTCGATCAACTCGCGCCACGTGGCGGGGGTGTCGTCCACGACGTTGTAGGCGTGCCCCGCGACCCCGCGCTCCAGCGCGGCGACGGTCGCGGACGCCGCGTCCTCGTGGTGGATCAGGGCCAGTGTCCCGGAGTGCCCGGACGGCACCGGCAGCCGCCGCTTGCGCAGCAGGGCGGCGTAGATGTCGGTGTCGCCTCCGTAGAAGAGGCCGTAGCGCAGGGCGATGCCGTCGATGCCGGCCGGGGCGCCCAGGACCTGGTCCTCGGTGGACCTCAGCGCGGCGAGCACCGGGTCCGTCCTGGTCCCGGTGGGTACGGCGAACGGCGCCAGTTCCGTCAACGGCGCGCGTCCCAGGTACTGGAAGCCGTAGCCGAGGAACATCGACTGCGTGAGGAAACGGGTGGCCCCCAACTCCCCTGCCGCGTCGAGCAGGTTGCGCGTCCCCTCGACGCGCAGCCGGTTGGTCGGCTCCATGTCTCCGTACCGGGCGGGGGCCTTGGTCAGCGCGGTGAGTTCATGGATGACGGCATCGGCCGCCAGTCCGTCCACCGCCGCGAGCAGCGCGTCCCGGTCGAGCACATCGGCCACGACGGCGGTCGCGCCGGCCCGCTTGAGCCGGTCGGCGGCCCGCACGCGGCGCGTGACGCCGATGACGTCGTGACCGGCCTCGATCAGCCGGGGAACGAGAAAGCGGCCGAGCGTGCCGGAGGCTCCGGCGAGGAGAACCTTCATGACTCCTCCTTGGGAAGCTGTGCGGGAACAAGGGCGAGTGCCAGGTCGGTGAGGGTGTCCAGATAGGCGTCCTCGGTGACTCCGGTGGGATGGACGCCGCCGTAGATGTCGGCCATCAGCCAGTAGTGGGAGAGCGCGTCCTGAAGGATCGCGGCGACGGCCGACCAGTCCGTGTCCGGAACGCCGGGGGTCGCGTGGGCGGTCGCCTGGGCCTGGAGGAGCTGGGTGAGCGCCGCGTGATTGCGCGCGACCTCGGCCGTACGGAACTCCTCCAGCAGCTCGGGGAACGCGGCGAGGTCCCGCACCAGGATGCGGTTGACGTCCCGCTCGTATGCCAGCCGCTCCAGCCCGGACCTCGCGACGGCGCGCAGCAGCGCGCGAGGGTCGGTCGCCGGGGCCTCCGTACGGAGGAGTGCGGTGAGCGCGTCCCTCTTACGGATGCGCTCACGCAGACCGAAGCTCAGGATGTCCTTCTTACTGCGGAAGTGCTTGTACAACGCCCCGGATCCCGGTGAGAGCCCAGCAGCCCCCTCGATCTTCGAGATGGTGGTGGCGGTGTAGCCCAGCTCTCCGAACAGCCGCATGGCCTCGGTCAGTATCCGTGAACGGGTGTCGGGCACCGGCGCTCCAAGAAGAGTAACGAAAGCAAGTAAGTACTTGCTTTCCACGGTAACGCCCGAGCACGCGGCTGTGAACCCGTCGATGAGTTTCGGCCGGGCCGCGAGTCGGTACTGGTGAGCGTCGTAGGACGTCGTACGACGGCGCCGCCCGGCACCAGACACCACGGAGGACTTCATGACCACCACATCCGGCAACGCGAGCGGCGACCTCCCCGGAAAGCCGCCGGTCGTCGATCTGGCCACCTGGCAGGCGGCGCGCGACGAGCTGCTGATCCGCGAGAAGGCCCACACCCACGAGGGCGACGCGATCGCCGCGGCCCGCCGCCGGCTGCCGATGGTCGAGTTCGACGGGTCGGTCGAGGTCGTCGGCCCTGACGGCCCGGTGCCGTTCATCGACCTGTTCCAGGGCCGCGACGAGCTGGTGGTCTACAAGCACATGTGGCACGACGGCGCGCCGCACCAGGGCCAGTGCGAGGGCTGCACCGTCACGGCCTGGCACATGAAGGACGCCGCCTACCTCAACGCCCGCGGCGTCTCCTACGCCGTGCTGACCACGGGCCCGTGGGACGAGGTGGCCCCCTACGTCGAGTTCATGGGCTACACCGAGCCCTGGTACTCGGTGCGCGGCGTGGACGGACCGGCGGGCGGCCACATGGGCTACGTCACCTCCTACCTGCGCGACGGCGACCGCGTCTTCCTCACCTACTCCACGACGGGCCGCGGCAACGAGCCCGTCGCCGGGTCCTTCGCCCTGCTCGACATGACGCCGTACGGTCGCGGCGAGGCATGGGAGGACAACCCGGAGGGCAGGCCCGAGGGGCAGGACCCGTGCTGGTACTGGCGCTCGGACGCGGACGGGAACGCCACCTGGGGCCCGACCGGCCGCCCCGTTCCGCAGTGGACCCGCCCCGGCGCGACCCCCGAGAACACCCTTGGCCGAACGGGCCACCACTGACACGCCTCCGCCGAAGGGGTCGGCCCGCTCAGACGTCCGCCTGTGAAGCCCGCACGTACGCCCAGACGGTCTTCCCCGGGCCCGACCGCCCACTGATGCCCCACCGCACCGCGATCGCGTCCACGAGGACCAGCCCGCGGCCCCGCTCCTCGTCGGCGGCGGCGCCGCGGGGTGATCGCGCCGGCATCGCGCCGTGGGTGTCGGTCACCTCGATCCGTACGAGGTCCTTCGCCGTGTTGTACGCGAGCCGCAGCCCGAAGTCCCGCCCGGGGACCCGGCCGTGCAGGACGGCGTTCGCGGCCAGTTCGGCGACGACGAGAGCGGCGGCGTCGGACGGTTCGGAGCCGTAGGGAACGCCCCACGCGTCGAGCTGCTGCGTGGCGAGTCTCCGCGCGAGCCGCGCGCCTCGTCTGGTGGCGGAGAACCGCTGAGTGAACACACGTACGGTAACGGCCTCTTGGGCCTGCGGGGATGGCATGTGCCCAGCGTCCGGGCCGGATTGCGGGCTTCACCAGGGCCTACTCCAGTACACCTGCCCGCTGTACTGACTCACCCTCTGGACTGGGTGAGTAACTGCCAGTGATGCTGGACCAGTTGTGCAGGGTACGCATCGAGCGGAGCAGAGCCACGGAGAGGCGAACGGGTATGACGGCGGACGGCAGTGGTGGAGTGAGTAGTGAACCCGAGACGTCGGACAGTCTCAAGACCTTCGGGGCGGTCCTGAAGGCGCTGCGGGAGGAAGCCGGCCTCACTCAGGAGGAGTTCGCGCCCCGGGTTCAGTACTCGGTGCACTACATCGCCAAGATCGAACAGGGCAAGCGGTTCCCGCCGAAGACCCTGCCGGACCGGGCGGGGGTGGTCCTGGGCCCGGTCGCGAAGCGAGTGCTGACGGCGGGGGCGAGGAGTCTCACGAAGGGGGCGGGGCTTGCGTCGTGGTTCCGCAAGTGGGCGATCATCGAGGAGACGGCGATCTCGCTGTACGCGTACGAGTGCCGGGCGATTCCTGGGTTGTTGCAGCCGGAGTCGTACGCCAGAGCGCTCTCCGAGCGGAGGTTGCCGCCGCTCACCGAGGCGCAGATCGAGCTCCAGGTCACGGCTCGCATGGAGCGCCAACGGCTTTTGTCGGAGCGGGAGAACACGGCCTTCTGCTTCATCATCGAGGAGTCCGTCCTGGAGCGCCGAGCGGGTGGCGCGGCAGTCACGAGGACTGTCATCGAGCACCTGCTGGAGCAGGGTGCCCGGCGCAACGTGGAGATCCAGATCATGCCCACGCTCCAGGAGGATCACGCCGGAGCGGAGGGCCTTATGTACTTGGCCGAAACACCCGACAATCAGTGGCTCGGCTACTCTGAGGGTCAGCTGTCGAGCAACGTGATCGCCGCCCCGAACAACGTAAGCATTCTGCTCCAGCGCTATGGGAAGCTGCGCTCGCAAGCTCACAGCCATGAGGCTACGGTGAGTCTGCTGGAGCGACTGCGAGGAGCACTGTGAACACCACTCAACTGGTCTGGTTCAAGAGCAGCTACAGCGGCAGCGACGGCGACAATTGCCTCGAAGTCGCCTGGTTCAAGAGCACTTACAGCAGCGGTGACGGGGACAACTGCGTCGAGGTCGCCTGGGCGAAGAGCAGCTACAGCGGCGATGGCGGCGACAACTGCGTTGAGGTCGCCGCGCAGCCCCACGCCGTGCTCGTGCGGGACTCCAAGGATCCGCACGTCGGCCGCCTCACCCTCACCCCGGCCTCCTGGGCCGCCTTCACCGCACACCTCGTCGCGCGTTGACAGGGTGGCCCGGGTCTCCTCGGGCCACCCCATCCGCGTCAGCACATCTTCTGGCTGGCCGCCTGGCCCGCGAGCGGGTCGCCCGCCCTGCGCAGGGAGCCGACCGCCGCCGTGCAGTCCTTGACCGTGTCCGCGCCCCCGGACCAGAACTCCTGGCCGTTGTGGTCGGTCCACACCCGTGTGCCGAAGTAGTCCTCCTGGCTGTAGCTGTAGACGCCGACGCTCACGTCGTAATCCTTGCTGGTCTTACGGAATGAATCCCAGACCCAGAGATATCCGTAATTCTCGTTGCAGCTCTTCGAGTAGAATTGTTTGACGGACGCGACGTGCGCACCGGCCCTGTCGATGTACGCTGTCTTTCCGACCTGGTACGCGTCGGCACAGACTCCCGCGACCCGCGCTTTCGCGCTCGCCGGGTTTCCCGCCTCGCTCGGCGCGGTCGACTTGGCCGCCTTGGACGACTTCGAGGGGGCCGGTGCCGGGCCGTCGCCCGCGACAGCCGCGCCCGCCGGGATCAGAGCGAATGCGCAGGCCGCAGCCACGACTGCGCGCTTGGTGTAGCGCATGACAACACCTTTCTCTGAACACAAGGGCGCAGTAAACCCACGGGCCCGCCCATGGCGGCTACCGCTCGGTTATCGGGCCCGATGCGTCTTCTGGAATTTCATCCGAACACATAGGCAGACAAGGGATCTTCCCCGAGGGTTGCACGACTCCACGGGATTTGTTTCGGGCAGGTAAACGGAATTCCTGCCTCGGTTCCATTTCGATCTCCGGAGAGAGACATGACGACCGACAACGACGCTTCCACCGGCAGCAGGCGCCGGCCATGGCATGAACTCCCCCATTCCGTCCGGACAGGCATCGAGAACGTGCTCGGGGGGACGGTGGCGGCGGCCACGAGTCAGCGGGGCGGGTTCTCCGACGGGCTGGCGGCGCGGCTCCAACTGGCCGACGGGCGAAGGGCGTTCGCCAAGGCCGTGGACGCGGATGCGGCGCCGGGAGTGGCGGCGTTCCACCGGCGTGAGGTCGCGGTGAACGGCGGGCTGCCGCCCGGGGTTCCCGTACCGAGGCTTCTGGGGTCGCACGACGAGCAGGGGTGGGTGGCGCTCGTCTTCGAGGACGTGGAAGGGGCGCTGCCCGTACAGCCGTGGCGCGAGGACGAGTTAGAGCGGGTGCTCGACGCCTTGACCGGTCTGGCGGAGAGCCTGACTCCCGCGCCGCCGCTCAACTCGGGCGACGTGTCACCCCGGTTGGGCGGTTGGTCGCGTCTGGCGGAGGGGTCCCGGTCGCTCGCCAAGTTGTCCGTGATCGCTCCGGACGCCGCGCGTGAGCTGGACGATCACCTCGCGCTCGAGGCCCGGCTGCCCGAGGTGATCGCCGGGAACACGCTGACGCACGGGGACCTGTATCCGTTCAACGTCCTGCTCACCGAGGAGCGTGTGGTGGTCGTGGACTGGCCGCACGCGTGGACCGGCCCCGCGTACGCGGATCTGGTGATGCTGCTCGGGAGCGTGGCGCTCGGCGGGGTCGACCCGGAGCCGTACGCCGCGCGTCATCCGCTGCTGCGCGGTGTCGAACCGGAAGCGGTGGACGTGGTCATCTCGGCGCAGGCGGGGTTTCTGCTGGCGGCGGCGTGCTCGATGGACTCGGCGGACGCGGGGACGGATCCTCGGCTGGAGTCGATGATGACGGCACTGGGGCGGGCGTCGTTGCGGTGGCTGTCGTTGCGGCGGGTGTGAGTCTGCGGGTGCGTTTTCGGGCGGGGTCGTTTGGGCGGGGTGTTCTGTCCTCAATCGCCGGACGGGCTGAAAATGCGGCCCAGGTCGGACCTCGGAGACCGGGCGGGCCGAGATCCGGCCCGCCCGGCCAAGGGTCCGTCCTCAAACGCGGGACGGGCTGGAGGTGGCCCGGGGTCGGACTCAGACGCCGGACGAGGTACGGGGGCGGTCCTCGGACGGCAGAGGCGTCGCCGGCTCCGCCGGGCCCGACTCGCTGAGGCCGAAACGTGCGTGGAACTTGCGCAGGAAGCCCGGCGCGTACCAGGCCGTGCGGCCCAGCAGGCGCATCGCGGCCGGGACGAGTACGCCTCGTACGGCGACGGCGTCGATGAGGATCGCCAGCCCGCTGCCCAGGCCGAACATCTGCATGAAGCTGAGCTGCGCCGTACCGAAGGCGAAGAAGCTCACCGCCAGCAGACAGGCCGCCGCGGTGACGATGCCTCCCGTGTGCCCGAGGCCGTCGGCCACCGCCGACTCGTTGTCCTCGCCCAGGTCGTGGAGTTCCTTGATTCGGCTGGTGACGAACACCTCGTAGTCCATGGAGAGCCCGAAGGCGATGCAGAACATCAGCACCGTCATCGACACCTCCATCGGCTGCGCCGTGAAGCCGAGCAGGGAGGAGAGGTTCCCGTCCTGGAAGATCCAGGTCATGACGCCGAGGGTCGCTCCCAGGCTGATCACGTTGAGGACCAGGGCGCGCAGCGGTTGCACGATGCTTCCCGTGAAGAGGAAGAGCAGGAAGAACGTGGTGACGCCGACCAGGGCCACGGCGATCGGGAGCCGGCTGCTGATGCTTTCCTTGGAGTCGACCAGTTCGGCGTCGACACCGCCCACCAGGGGGTGTGTTCCGTCGGGCGGGGTGAGTGCCCTGACGTCCTCGACCAGGGTCTGTGCCTCGTCCGACCTCGGTGCCAGGGAACTGACCACGCTGATCCGCTGCGCGTCGGGCCGGCCGAGGGCGGCGTCGCCGGGGCCGGCCTCCGCGGGCTGACCGTCGGCGAACGTTCCCGCGCTGGTCTCGACGCGGGCCACGCCCTTGAGCTGGGACAGTTCGCCCGCGTACGTCTCCAACGGGGCCTTGCTCACGCGCTGTTCGATGACGATGTGCAGCGCGGCGGCGTCGCTGCCGTTGAAGTTCTTCTCCAGCGCCGTGGCGACCTGGCGGCTCTCGGCGCCCTCGGGCAGTACGCGTTCGTCCGGTGTGCCGAAGGTGATTCCCAGCAGGGGGCTCGCCGCCAGGAGCATGACCGCGAGCACCGGCAGCGCGGTGAGCGCGGGGCGCCGCATGACGGTGCGTGCCAGCCGTCCCCACACGGAGGTGCGGGCGTCGGGGCGCGCGGTCCTCGCCCAGGGGAGCTTCCCGCTGTTGACGCGGTGGCCGAGGACGACGAACAGGGCGGGCATCACGAACAGCGTGCCGATGGCGGCGATGGCGACGACCCCGACCCCCGCGTAGCCGAACGAGCGGAGGAAGTACTGCGGGAACACCAGCAGCGCCGCCAGCGCGGCGGCGACGGTCGCCGCAGAGAACGCGACCGTGCGGCCCGCGGTGTTGACGGTCCGCCGGACGGCGTCGTCCACGCTCGCCCCGGTGGCGAGTTGTTCCCTGAAGCGGCTGATCATCAGCAGGGCGTAGTCGATGCCGAGGCCCAGGCCCAGGGCGGTGGTGAGGTTGGTCGCGGAGTTGGAGACGTCGGTGAGGCTGCCGAGGACGGAGAGCTGCGCGAACGAGCCGAGGATGGCGATGATCGCGATGGCCAGCGGCAGCAGGGCCGCGACCACGCTGCCGAAGACAAACAGGAGCAGCAGGAGGGTCAGCGGGATGGCGATGGCCTCGGCGAGGATCAGGTCGTCGACCACTTGGGTCGACATGTCGCTGCCGACCGCGGCGCCGCCTCCGGCCTTGACCGTGAGCGTGTCCTGGTAGGTGCCGGTGTAGGTGTCGAGGAGTTCTGTGGCGTTCTTCTGCTGCTGTGTCTCGTCGCCCTTGACGTGGGCGAGCACCATGGCCTCGCGGCCGTCGCGGGAGCGGAGGTCGGGGCTGTCCGTCTCCCAGTACGACACGACGTTCGCGAGGGTCTTCTCGTTCTTGAGGTCGGCCACAAGGGCCCGGCCGCTCTTCTCCGCGGCCGGTGTGTCGACGCGGCCGTCGGCGGCACGGACCAGCAGGACCAGGTTCGTCTCGCCGCCGAACTTCTTGTCGATGACCTCGCCGGCCCGGGTGGACTGGGACGCCGGGTCGGCGAAGCCGCCGCCCAGCAGTTTGCCGAATGCGCCGGCGCCGACGGCGCCCATGAGGGCCACCACCACGACAGCGACGACAAGTACCGGCCGGGACCGGCGAATCGCCAGTTCGGCTATGCGTTCGAACACGCGCTTGCTCTCCTTTGCTTCCCTGCACGAAGACGACATGGGTCGGCCGGGTGCGGGTGCACGAGGGGGGCCGGCGCGGTGCTCGACGGAGGCTGCTCGCCCGTCGGATTCTTCGTCGCGGCGATGACGTTAGGTGAGCCCCCGCTGAGTTGGCAGTGCGAGATTTACTTAACACTGTTCATATTCTCGATTTCTGTCTTACGGTGGGCGCATGCCCGCAGACGAACCCATATCGGCCCGCCCCTCCCTGCGCGAGCGGCGCCGGGCCGCGGCCACTCAAGAGATCCTGGACGCCGCCGAGTCGCAGCTCGCCGAGGACGGGCCCGCAGCGCTGTCCCTGCGCGGGGTCGCGCGGAGTCTGGGCATGACC
This window of the Streptomyces niveus genome carries:
- a CDS encoding MMPL family transporter, which encodes MFERIAELAIRRSRPVLVVAVVVVALMGAVGAGAFGKLLGGGFADPASQSTRAGEVIDKKFGGETNLVLLVRAADGRVDTPAAEKSGRALVADLKNEKTLANVVSYWETDSPDLRSRDGREAMVLAHVKGDETQQQKNATELLDTYTGTYQDTLTVKAGGGAAVGSDMSTQVVDDLILAEAIAIPLTLLLLLFVFGSVVAALLPLAIAIIAILGSFAQLSVLGSLTDVSNSATNLTTALGLGLGIDYALLMISRFREQLATGASVDDAVRRTVNTAGRTVAFSAATVAAALAALLVFPQYFLRSFGYAGVGVVAIAAIGTLFVMPALFVVLGHRVNSGKLPWARTARPDARTSVWGRLARTVMRRPALTALPVLAVMLLAASPLLGITFGTPDERVLPEGAESRQVATALEKNFNGSDAAALHIVIEQRVSKAPLETYAGELSQLKGVARVETSAGTFADGQPAEAGPGDAALGRPDAQRISVVSSLAPRSDEAQTLVEDVRALTPPDGTHPLVGGVDAELVDSKESISSRLPIAVALVGVTTFFLLFLFTGSIVQPLRALVLNVISLGATLGVMTWIFQDGNLSSLLGFTAQPMEVSMTVLMFCIAFGLSMDYEVFVTSRIKELHDLGEDNESAVADGLGHTGGIVTAAACLLAVSFFAFGTAQLSFMQMFGLGSGLAILIDAVAVRGVLVPAAMRLLGRTAWYAPGFLRKFHARFGLSESGPAEPATPLPSEDRPRTSSGV